Proteins co-encoded in one Streptomyces roseochromogenus subsp. oscitans DS 12.976 genomic window:
- the tig gene encoding trigger factor translates to MKSAVETLNPTRVRLTVEVPFEELKDSLDAAYKKINQQVTVKGFRKGKIPARVIDQRFGRGAVLEEAVNDALPKFYTEAVNEAELSPLGQPEVDITELKDGETLNFTAEVDVRPALEIPDYSGIEVEVDAVEVTDEDIEKSVEQLRERFASTSPVERAAEDGDVVTIDLEAKVDGEVLEDGIANGVSYTIGSGELLDGIDDAVKGKSAGEEATFTSELKGGSAAGKEAEVTVKVTQVAARELPELDDEFAQLASEFDTLDELKADSRKRLANMKQFDQATQAQERVLEKLLELVEVPVPEKLLEDEINTRKHNLEHHQLGQMGLTLDKYLEIQGKTAEEFDTETREAAVKGIKTQFVLDELVKKEQLNVNQEELTEHLMRRAASSGMSPDQFAQAVVEGGQVPLLVGEVARGKALAVVVEAATVKDSNGEIVDLDEEDETESAIETVEATEGSTESAEEKTEG, encoded by the coding sequence GTGAAGAGCGCCGTGGAGACCCTGAACCCGACCCGGGTTCGGCTCACTGTCGAGGTGCCCTTCGAGGAGCTCAAGGACAGCCTCGACGCGGCGTACAAGAAGATCAACCAGCAGGTCACGGTGAAGGGCTTCCGCAAGGGCAAGATCCCGGCCCGCGTCATCGACCAGCGGTTCGGCCGCGGTGCGGTGCTGGAGGAGGCCGTCAACGACGCGCTGCCCAAGTTCTACACCGAGGCGGTCAACGAGGCCGAGCTGAGCCCGCTGGGCCAGCCCGAGGTCGACATCACCGAGCTGAAGGACGGCGAGACGCTGAACTTCACCGCCGAGGTCGACGTCCGCCCGGCCCTGGAGATCCCGGACTACTCCGGCATCGAGGTCGAGGTCGACGCCGTCGAGGTCACCGACGAGGACATCGAGAAGTCGGTCGAGCAGCTCCGTGAGCGCTTCGCCTCCACCTCCCCGGTCGAGCGCGCCGCCGAGGACGGCGACGTCGTCACCATCGACCTGGAGGCCAAGGTCGACGGCGAGGTCCTGGAGGACGGCATCGCCAACGGCGTCTCCTACACCATCGGCTCCGGTGAGCTGCTCGACGGCATCGACGACGCCGTCAAGGGCAAGTCCGCCGGCGAGGAGGCCACCTTCACCTCCGAGCTGAAGGGCGGCTCCGCCGCGGGCAAGGAGGCCGAGGTCACCGTCAAGGTCACCCAGGTCGCCGCCCGTGAACTGCCCGAGCTGGACGATGAGTTCGCGCAGCTCGCCTCCGAGTTCGACACCCTGGACGAGCTGAAGGCCGACAGCCGTAAGCGCCTCGCGAACATGAAGCAGTTCGACCAGGCCACCCAGGCCCAGGAGCGCGTCCTGGAGAAGCTCCTCGAGCTGGTCGAGGTCCCGGTCCCCGAGAAGCTGCTCGAGGACGAGATCAACACCCGCAAGCACAACCTGGAGCACCACCAGCTCGGCCAGATGGGCCTCACCCTCGACAAGTACCTGGAGATCCAGGGCAAGACCGCCGAGGAGTTCGACACCGAGACCCGCGAGGCGGCGGTCAAGGGCATCAAGACCCAGTTCGTCCTCGACGAGCTGGTCAAGAAGGAGCAGCTGAACGTCAACCAGGAGGAGCTCACCGAGCACCTCATGCGGCGCGCGGCCTCCTCCGGCATGTCCCCCGACCAGTTCGCCCAGGCCGTCGTCGAGGGCGGCCAGGTGCCGCTCCTGGTCGGCGAGGTCGCCCGCGGCAAGGCCCTGGCCGTCGTGGTCGAGGCCGCCACCGTGAAGGACAGCAACGGCGAGATCGTCGACCTCGACGAGGAGGACGAGACCGAGTCCGCCATCGAGACGGTCGAGGCCACGGAGGGCTCCACCGAGTCCGCCGAGGAGAAGACCGAGGGCTGA
- a CDS encoding ATP-dependent Clp protease proteolytic subunit, producing MPSAAGEPSIGGGLGDQVYNRLLGERIIFLGQQVDDDIANKITAQLLLLAADPSKDIYLYINSPGGSVTAGMAIYDTMQYIPNDVVTIGMGMAASMGQFLLTGGTAGKRFALPHTDIMMHQGSAGLGGTVSDIKIQAQYLLRTKKTMSELTALHSGQTVETIIRDGDRDRWFTPEEAKEYGLIDEIITHASGVPGGGGTGA from the coding sequence ATGCCCTCCGCCGCCGGCGAGCCTTCCATCGGTGGTGGCCTCGGCGACCAGGTCTACAACCGGCTGCTCGGCGAGCGGATCATCTTCCTCGGCCAGCAGGTTGACGACGACATCGCCAACAAGATCACCGCACAGCTGCTGCTCCTTGCGGCCGACCCCAGCAAGGACATCTACCTGTACATCAACAGCCCCGGCGGCTCGGTGACGGCGGGCATGGCGATCTACGACACCATGCAGTACATCCCGAACGACGTGGTGACCATCGGCATGGGCATGGCGGCCTCGATGGGCCAGTTCCTGCTCACCGGCGGCACCGCCGGCAAGCGCTTCGCCCTGCCGCACACGGACATCATGATGCACCAGGGCTCCGCGGGCCTGGGCGGTACGGTCTCGGACATCAAGATCCAGGCCCAGTACCTGCTGCGCACCAAGAAGACCATGTCCGAGCTGACCGCGCTGCACTCCGGCCAGACCGTCGAGACGATCATCCGCGACGGCGACCGCGACCGCTGGTTCACCCCGGAAGAGGCCAAGGAGTACGGTCTCATTGACGAGATCATCACGCACGCCTCGGGTGTTCCGGGAGGCGGCGGCACCGGCGCCTGA
- a CDS encoding ATP-dependent Clp protease proteolytic subunit: MSNFPGAASGMYEGPRPDSRYVIPRFVERTSQGIREYDPYAKLFEERVIFLGVQIDDASANDVMAQLLCLESMDPDRDISIYINSPGGDMTALTAIYDTMQFVKPDIQTVCMGQAASAAAILLAAGTPGKRMALPNSRVLIHQPAGSTGRGQLSDLEIIANEFTRMREQLEDMLAKHSNQPIEKIREDIERDKILTAEEALEYGLVDQIISTRKLNNSSVR; the protein is encoded by the coding sequence ATGAGCAACTTCCCCGGCGCCGCCAGCGGCATGTACGAAGGGCCCCGCCCCGACAGCCGCTACGTCATCCCGCGCTTCGTCGAGCGCACCTCCCAGGGCATCCGCGAGTACGACCCGTACGCGAAGCTCTTCGAGGAGCGCGTGATCTTCCTGGGCGTCCAGATCGACGACGCCTCCGCCAACGACGTCATGGCGCAGCTGCTGTGCCTGGAGTCGATGGACCCGGACCGGGACATCTCGATCTACATCAACAGCCCCGGTGGCGACATGACCGCCCTCACGGCGATCTACGACACCATGCAGTTCGTGAAGCCCGACATCCAGACGGTCTGCATGGGTCAGGCGGCCTCCGCGGCGGCCATCCTGCTCGCCGCCGGTACGCCCGGCAAGCGCATGGCGCTGCCGAACTCCCGTGTGCTGATCCACCAGCCGGCGGGCTCCACCGGCCGCGGCCAGCTCTCCGACCTGGAGATCATCGCCAACGAGTTCACCCGGATGCGCGAGCAGCTGGAGGACATGCTGGCCAAGCACTCGAACCAGCCGATCGAGAAGATCCGCGAGGACATCGAGCGCGACAAGATCCTCACGGCCGAGGAGGCGCTGGAGTACGGCCTCGTCGACCAGATCATCTCCACCCGCAAGCTGAACAACAGCTCGGTCCGCTGA